A portion of the Phycodurus eques isolate BA_2022a chromosome 3, UOR_Pequ_1.1, whole genome shotgun sequence genome contains these proteins:
- the LOC133400181 gene encoding zinc finger protein with KRAB and SCAN domains 7-like, whose translation MLKELVRERLIAAADEIFGLFEGTIASYEEQLCRAREETERHRRQLEAVCKTQIVVRLEDIEQLIGRQEDLAPEPQWGSSSLEEDYPKPTHVKEEEEEAGVCKLPLNGVSMESEAYEDQPPEWSQFSHHSPSGDHCGGPPPDDLLALLSPSDDEEPLRSDTDCEDVQQLIGRQEELSPQPLWGISSLELEHLQHPHFEEEGEEADVSKLPLAGVSVKSEEEKDEPPEWSQLCHHSPSGDRCGGQPQDSLLAPMSDSDDTEEPLESDADCEGDDNPSKRSQKDATPNKKSSRKRQKCHALKEHFSCSVCGKAFTCKSHWMRHKKTHTGEKSFCCSVCGKTFSRKEHVELHMRTHTGEKPFRCSICGTRFSVKQSMKKHMRTHTGEKPFSCSFCGTKFSRNESLEKHMRVHTGEKPFSCSVCGGRFAQRSNMTRHMQIHKKE comes from the exons ATGTTGAAAGAATTGGTAAGGGAGCGACTCATTGCGGCCGCCGACGAAATCTTCGGACTGTTTGAAGGAACGATCGCGTCGTACGAGGAGCAACTTTGTCGAGCGAGAGAGGAGACCGAGCGACACCGACGACAACTGGAAGCCGTTTGCAAAACACAAATTGTCGTACGCCTCGAAG ACATCGAGCAGCTGATTGGTCGCCAGGAAGACCTTGCCCCAGAGCCGCAGTGGGGGAGCTCCAGTTTGGAGGAAGACTATCCGAAGCCCACCCacgttaaagaggaagaggaggaggctggTGTCTGCAAGTTGCCACTGAATGGCGTCTCCATGGAGAGTGAAGCCTATGAAGACCAACCACCTGAATGGTCACAGTTTTCTCATCACAGTCCAAGTGGtgaccactgtggaggaccaCCACCAGACGACCTCTTAGCTCTACTGTCACCCAGTGACGACGAAGAACCTTTGAGGAGCGACACAGACTGTGAAG ACGTCCAGCAGCTGATTGGTCGGCAGGAAGAACTTTCCCCTCAGCCGCTGTGGGGGATCTCCAGTTTGGAGCTGGAGCATCTACAGCACCCCCACTTTGAAGAGGAAGGGGAGGAGGCTGATGTCAGCAAGTTGCCACTTGCTGGTGTCTCTGTGAAGAGCGAAGAAGAGAAAGACGAACCACCTGAGTGGTCACAGCTTTGTCATCACAGTCCAAGTGGAGACCGCTGTGGAGGACAACCACAAGACAGCCTCTTGGCTCCAatgtcagacagtgacgacACAGAAGAACCTTTGGAGAGCGACGCAGACTGTGAAGGCGACGACAACCCGTCGAAACGTTCTCAAAAAGACGCAACTCCTAACAAGAAAAGTTCTCGAAAACGCCAGAAGTGTCACGCACTTAAAGAACATTTcagctgctcagtttgtggtaaagcTTTTACTTGTAAGTCACATTGGATGAGACACAAGAAGACACACACAGGGGAAAAATCCTTTTGTTGCTCAGTTTGCGGGAAAACATTCTCTCGAAAGGAACATGTGGAATTGCACATGAGAACAcatacaggagaaaaaccctttcgCTGCTCAATTTGCGGTACAAGATTCTCTGTCAAACAAAGTATGAAAAAACATATGAGAAcccacacaggagaaaaaccctttagttgctcaTTTTGCGGAACGAAATTTTCAAGAAATGAAAGTCTGGAAAAACACATGAGAGtgcacacaggagaaaaaccatttagttgttcagtttgtggtgGACGCTTTGCTCAAAGGTCCAATATGACCAGACACATGCAGATACATaaaaaagagtaa
- the LOC133400199 gene encoding gastrula zinc finger protein XlCGF8.2DB-like has protein sequence MASYEENERQQKQMEDVGKNHIVMYSQGVQQRIDCQEELPSQLQGVSSSLEQGSPQPTHVKKEDGDSQRPRVKEEEEEADVSKFPMTGVSVESKKLEWSQLYHHGPSGDQCGGPRLDNLLAPLSDSDDMEERLRSNVDCQGDDKQLNCSEKETTGNKEPTKMQKKRFICSVCGITCASMIIHMRTHTGEKPFRCSFCGKRFTVKPNMVTHMRTHTGEKPFGCSFCGKTFTYKHHMVKHMRTHTGEKPFCCTFCGKTFSRKEHVESHMRTHREKPFSCSLCSKTFSVKPYMDAHMRTHTGEKPFGCLVCSKTFNHKQNMVAHLKTHSKEKPFSCSACGKPFSQKPYMVSHMRTHTGEKPFSCSVCGGSYARRSSLTAHMRTHNKEK, from the exons atggcgTCATACGAGGAGAACgagagacaacaaaaacaaatggaagatgTTGGCAAAAATCACATCGTGATGTACAGCCAAG GCGTCCAGCAGCGGATTGATTGTCAGGAAGAACTTCCCTCTCAGCTGCAGGGAGTGAGCTCCAGTTTGGAGCAAGGGAGTCCGCAGCCCACCCACGTTAAAAAAGAAGATGGAGATTCACAGCGTCCCCgtgttaaagaggaagaggaggaggctgacGTCAGCAAGTTTCCAATGACTGGGGTTTCTGTGGAGAGTAAAAAACTCGAGTGGTCACAGCTTTATCATCACGGCCCAAGTGGAGATCAATGTGGAGGACCACGACTAGACaacctcttagctccactgtcgGACAGTGACGACATGGAAGAACGTTTGAGAAGCAACGTAGACTGTCAGGGTGATGACAAACAGTTGAACTGCTCTGAAAAGGAGACAACTGGCAACAAGGAACCAacaaaaatgcagaaaaaacGTTTtatctgctcagtttgtggtataaCTTGTGCTAGTATGATCATTCACATGAGAACGcatacaggagaaaaaccctttaggTGCTCATTTTGTGGTAAAAGGTTCACTGTTAAGCCAAACATGGTaacacacatgagaacacacacaggagaaaaaccttttggttGCTCGTTTTGCGGTAAAACATTTACTTATAAGCATCATATGGTcaaacacatgagaacacacacaggagaaaaacccttttgttgtacattttgtggtaaaacattctcTCGAAAGGAACATGTGGAatcacacatgagaacacacagaGAAAAACCTTTCAGTTGTTCATTGTGTAGTAAAACATTCTCTGTTAAGCCATACATGGAcgcacacatgagaacacacacgggagaaaaacctttcgGTTGCTTAGTTTGCAGCAAAACATTCAATCACAAGCAAAATATGGTCGCACACTTGAAAACACACTCCAaagaaaaaccctttagttgctcaGCTTGTGGTAAACCATTTTCTCAAAAGCCATATATGGTatcacacatgagaacacacacaggagaaaaaccttttagttGCTCGGTTTGTGGTGGAAGCTATGCTCGTAGGTCCAGTTTGACTGCACACATGAGGACACACaacaaggaaaaataa
- the LOC133400210 gene encoding gastrula zinc finger protein XlCGF52.1-like gives MLKVLIRERLAAAADEIFGLFERTITSYEEQLCRAREESERHRRQLEAVHKTHTVICGADLQQVLSDQGELPARPHPQPSHVKVEEKAPQPIHIKEEEEHPQATQVKEAKEDLAPLHVKEEEEADVNKFPLTGVSAESDDDEDKTLRSSQLHRHSPSGDHCGGPPPGNLLAPLSDSDDIEEPLRSNADCEGDDKRSKCSESETTWKMKTSQTQMRTGTQDNIFSCSLCSKIFRQRTNLVSHMRTHTGEKPFSCSFCGQRFTQKTNMVKHLRTHTGEKPFSCSICLKRFTVKSTMVKHMRTHTGEKPFSCPTCGRKFSHRAAMVIHIRTHTGEKPFHCTTCGRTFSHRAAMVRHIRTHIGE, from the exons ATGTTGAAGGTGTTGATAAGGGAGCGACTCGCTGCGGCCGCCGACGAAATCTTCGGATTGTTCGAAAGAACGATAACGTCGTACGAGGAGCAACTTTGTCGAGCGAGAGAGGAGAGCGAGCGACATCGACGACAACTGGAAGCTGTTCACAAGACTCACACTGTGATATGTGGGGCAG ACCTTCAGCAGGTGCTTAGTGATCAGGGAGAACTTCCCGCTCGGCCGCATCCACAGCCCTCACATGTTAAAGTGGAAGAGAAGGCTCCACAGCCCatccacattaaagaggaagaggagcatcCACAGGCCACTCAGGTTAAAGAGGCAAAGGAGGACCTAGCGCCCCTCCATgttaaggaggaagaggaggctgaCGTCAACAAGTTCCCACTGACAGGTGTCTCTGCTGAGAGTGACGACGACGAAGACAAAACGCTTCGGTCGTCGCAGCTTCATCGTCATAGTCCaagtggagaccactgtggaggaccaCCACCAGGCaacctcttagctccactgtcagacAGTGACGACATTGAAGAACCTTTGAGGAGCAACGCAGACTGTGAGGGTGACGACAAACGGTCAAAATGCTCTGAAAGTGAGACAACTTGGAAGATGAAAACTTCTCAAACACAAATGAGAACAGGCACACAAGACAACATTTTCAGTTGCTCATTATGTAGCAAGATATTTCGACAAAGGACAAATTTAGTttcacacatgagaacacatacaggagagaaaccttttagttgctcattttgtggtcaaagattcactcaaaaGACAAACATGGTCAAACAcctgagaacacacacaggagagaaaccctttagttgctcaatttgtttaaaaagattCACTGTAAAGTCAACTATGGTaaaacacatgagaacacacacaggagagaaacccTTTAGTTGCCCAACTTGTGGCCGAAAATTCTCTCATAGGGCAGCTATGGTAATTCACattagaacacacacaggagaaaaaccttttcatTGCACAACTTGTGGCCGAACATTTTCTCATAGGGCAGCTATGGTAAGACACATAAGAACACATATAGGCGAATAA
- the LOC133400176 gene encoding gastrula zinc finger protein XlCGF57.1-like isoform X2: MDKMLWKGDNSLQQGNFRKITMASSEQKARQRKQLEAVGKNHIALDVQKLIVLQGKHSPKSQESSLEQEAPEPFHIEKEDEDPQLPHVKEEEEEEADISKLLLTAVYVKSEDDKDKPHGQQEELPPQSQWGSSSLQQEHPRHLHIKDEKEDADISKLPLTDVTVETEDKQLKLSRLHFHSPSGDPCVRPPPDNFLAPLSDSDDIEESLSSDVDCEGDDKQLKCFEKETTPGSKETSQTCRKCFPHSVCVKHFAKRHQTISYIRTHRGEKSFPCSLCGKTFSRKEHSDSHMRTHTGEKPFCCSTCGKRFSVKPNMLSHMRTHTGEKPFRCSMCDKTFSHKAHVASHMRKHTGEKPFSCSTCGKTFSHKPNMVTHMRTHTGENPFCCRVCGKTFSRKEHVASHMRTHTGEQPFSCSICGKGFTLKPNMVSHMRIHTGDKPFCCSTCGKTFSRKPNMVAHMRLHTGEKPFCCSSCGKTFSRKPNMVKHMRIHKEKLHCS, encoded by the exons ATGGACAAAATGCTCTGGAAAGGAGACAACTCTTTGCAGCAAGGAAACttcagaaaaat AACAATGGCGTCCTCCGAACAGAAAGCGCGACAACGTAAACAACTGGAAGCTGTTGGAAAGAATCACATCGCTTTAG ATGTCCAGAAGCTGATTGTTCTTCAGGGAAAGCATTCCCCCAAGTCGCAGGAGAGCAGTTTGGAGCAAGAGGCTCCAGAGCCCTTCCACATCGAAAAGGAAGATGAAGATCCACAGCTCCCACATgttaaagaggaggaggaggaggaggctgacATCAGCAAGTTGCTATTGACTGCTGTCTatgtgaagagtgaagatgacaAAGACAAACCAC ATGGTCAGCAGGAGGAGCTTCCACCTCAGTCGCAGTGGGGGAGCTCCAGTTTGCAGCAAGAGCATCCACGGCACCTCCACATTAAAGACGAAAAGGAGGACGCTGACATCAGTAAATTGCCACTGACTGATGTCACTGTGGAGACTGAAGACAAACAACTCAAGCTGTCACGACTTCATTTTCATAGTCCAAGTGGAGACCCCTGTGTTAGACCACCACCAGACAACTtcttagctccactgtcagacAGTGATGACATTGAAGAATCTTTGTCAAGCGACGTAGACTGTGAAGGTGATGACAAACAGTTGAAATGCTTTGAAAAGGAGACAACTCCTGGCAGCAAGGAAACTTCGCAAACatgtagaaaatgttttccCCACTCAGTTTGTGTCAAACATTTTGCTAAAAGACATCAGACTATTAGCTACATTAGAACACACAGAGGAGAAAAATCCTTTCCCTGTTCACTGTGTGGGAAAACATTCTCTCGAAAGGAACATTCGGACTCGcatatgagaacacacacaggagaaaaacccttttgtTGCTCAACGTGTGGTAAACGATTCTCTGTCAAGCCAAACATGTTATCAcatatgagaacacacacaggagaaaagccCTTTCGCTGCTCAATGTGTGATAAAACATTCTCTCATAAGGCACATGTGGCATCGcacatgagaaaacacacaggagaaaaacccttcagttgctcaacttgtggtaaaacattctcTCATAAGCCAAACATGGTcacacacatgagaacacataCAGGAGAAAACCCCTTTTGTTGCAgagtttgtggtaaaacattctcTCGGAAGGAACATGTGGCatcacacatgagaacacataCAGGAGAACAACCATTTTCttgctcaatttgtggtaaaGGATTCACTTTAAAGCCGAACATGGTATCACACATGAGAATACATACAGGAGACAAACCCTTTTGTTGCTCAACTTGTGGCAAAACATTTTCTCGAAAGCCAAACATGGTAGCACACATGAGGctacacacgggagaaaaacctttttgttGCTCATcttgtggtaaaacattctcTAGGAAGCCAAACATGGTAAAACACATGAGAATACACAAAGAAAAACTTCATTGCTCATAG
- the LOC133400176 gene encoding gastrula zinc finger protein XlCGF57.1-like isoform X1 gives MTKPTLNHHRRRKRRMLAWLRDPRTMASSEQKARQRKQLEAVGKNHIALDVQKLIVLQGKHSPKSQESSLEQEAPEPFHIEKEDEDPQLPHVKEEEEEEADISKLLLTAVYVKSEDDKDKPHGQQEELPPQSQWGSSSLQQEHPRHLHIKDEKEDADISKLPLTDVTVETEDKQLKLSRLHFHSPSGDPCVRPPPDNFLAPLSDSDDIEESLSSDVDCEGDDKQLKCFEKETTPGSKETSQTCRKCFPHSVCVKHFAKRHQTISYIRTHRGEKSFPCSLCGKTFSRKEHSDSHMRTHTGEKPFCCSTCGKRFSVKPNMLSHMRTHTGEKPFRCSMCDKTFSHKAHVASHMRKHTGEKPFSCSTCGKTFSHKPNMVTHMRTHTGENPFCCRVCGKTFSRKEHVASHMRTHTGEQPFSCSICGKGFTLKPNMVSHMRIHTGDKPFCCSTCGKTFSRKPNMVAHMRLHTGEKPFCCSSCGKTFSRKPNMVKHMRIHKEKLHCS, from the exons ATGACGAAACCAACCTTAAACCACCatcgaagaagaaaaaggcgGATGTTAGCGTGGCTTCGAGACCCCAG AACAATGGCGTCCTCCGAACAGAAAGCGCGACAACGTAAACAACTGGAAGCTGTTGGAAAGAATCACATCGCTTTAG ATGTCCAGAAGCTGATTGTTCTTCAGGGAAAGCATTCCCCCAAGTCGCAGGAGAGCAGTTTGGAGCAAGAGGCTCCAGAGCCCTTCCACATCGAAAAGGAAGATGAAGATCCACAGCTCCCACATgttaaagaggaggaggaggaggaggctgacATCAGCAAGTTGCTATTGACTGCTGTCTatgtgaagagtgaagatgacaAAGACAAACCAC ATGGTCAGCAGGAGGAGCTTCCACCTCAGTCGCAGTGGGGGAGCTCCAGTTTGCAGCAAGAGCATCCACGGCACCTCCACATTAAAGACGAAAAGGAGGACGCTGACATCAGTAAATTGCCACTGACTGATGTCACTGTGGAGACTGAAGACAAACAACTCAAGCTGTCACGACTTCATTTTCATAGTCCAAGTGGAGACCCCTGTGTTAGACCACCACCAGACAACTtcttagctccactgtcagacAGTGATGACATTGAAGAATCTTTGTCAAGCGACGTAGACTGTGAAGGTGATGACAAACAGTTGAAATGCTTTGAAAAGGAGACAACTCCTGGCAGCAAGGAAACTTCGCAAACatgtagaaaatgttttccCCACTCAGTTTGTGTCAAACATTTTGCTAAAAGACATCAGACTATTAGCTACATTAGAACACACAGAGGAGAAAAATCCTTTCCCTGTTCACTGTGTGGGAAAACATTCTCTCGAAAGGAACATTCGGACTCGcatatgagaacacacacaggagaaaaacccttttgtTGCTCAACGTGTGGTAAACGATTCTCTGTCAAGCCAAACATGTTATCAcatatgagaacacacacaggagaaaagccCTTTCGCTGCTCAATGTGTGATAAAACATTCTCTCATAAGGCACATGTGGCATCGcacatgagaaaacacacaggagaaaaacccttcagttgctcaacttgtggtaaaacattctcTCATAAGCCAAACATGGTcacacacatgagaacacataCAGGAGAAAACCCCTTTTGTTGCAgagtttgtggtaaaacattctcTCGGAAGGAACATGTGGCatcacacatgagaacacataCAGGAGAACAACCATTTTCttgctcaatttgtggtaaaGGATTCACTTTAAAGCCGAACATGGTATCACACATGAGAATACATACAGGAGACAAACCCTTTTGTTGCTCAACTTGTGGCAAAACATTTTCTCGAAAGCCAAACATGGTAGCACACATGAGGctacacacgggagaaaaacctttttgttGCTCATcttgtggtaaaacattctcTAGGAAGCCAAACATGGTAAAACACATGAGAATACACAAAGAAAAACTTCATTGCTCATAG
- the LOC133400176 gene encoding uncharacterized protein LOC133400176 isoform X4, with the protein MTKPTLNHHRRRKRRMLAWLRDPRTMASSEQKARQRKQLEAVGKNHIALDVQKLIVLQGKHSPKSQESSLEQEAPEPFHIEKEDEDPQLPHVKEEEEEEADISKLLLTAVYVKSEDDKDKPRESFG; encoded by the exons ATGACGAAACCAACCTTAAACCACCatcgaagaagaaaaaggcgGATGTTAGCGTGGCTTCGAGACCCCAG AACAATGGCGTCCTCCGAACAGAAAGCGCGACAACGTAAACAACTGGAAGCTGTTGGAAAGAATCACATCGCTTTAG ATGTCCAGAAGCTGATTGTTCTTCAGGGAAAGCATTCCCCCAAGTCGCAGGAGAGCAGTTTGGAGCAAGAGGCTCCAGAGCCCTTCCACATCGAAAAGGAAGATGAAGATCCACAGCTCCCACATgttaaagaggaggaggaggaggaggctgacATCAGCAAGTTGCTATTGACTGCTGTCTatgtgaagagtgaagatgacaAAGACAAACCACGCGAGTCATTTGGTTAA
- the LOC133400176 gene encoding gastrula zinc finger protein XlCGF57.1-like isoform X3: MASSEQKARQRKQLEAVGKNHIALDVQKLIVLQGKHSPKSQESSLEQEAPEPFHIEKEDEDPQLPHVKEEEEEEADISKLLLTAVYVKSEDDKDKPHGQQEELPPQSQWGSSSLQQEHPRHLHIKDEKEDADISKLPLTDVTVETEDKQLKLSRLHFHSPSGDPCVRPPPDNFLAPLSDSDDIEESLSSDVDCEGDDKQLKCFEKETTPGSKETSQTCRKCFPHSVCVKHFAKRHQTISYIRTHRGEKSFPCSLCGKTFSRKEHSDSHMRTHTGEKPFCCSTCGKRFSVKPNMLSHMRTHTGEKPFRCSMCDKTFSHKAHVASHMRKHTGEKPFSCSTCGKTFSHKPNMVTHMRTHTGENPFCCRVCGKTFSRKEHVASHMRTHTGEQPFSCSICGKGFTLKPNMVSHMRIHTGDKPFCCSTCGKTFSRKPNMVAHMRLHTGEKPFCCSSCGKTFSRKPNMVKHMRIHKEKLHCS; encoded by the exons ATGGCGTCCTCCGAACAGAAAGCGCGACAACGTAAACAACTGGAAGCTGTTGGAAAGAATCACATCGCTTTAG ATGTCCAGAAGCTGATTGTTCTTCAGGGAAAGCATTCCCCCAAGTCGCAGGAGAGCAGTTTGGAGCAAGAGGCTCCAGAGCCCTTCCACATCGAAAAGGAAGATGAAGATCCACAGCTCCCACATgttaaagaggaggaggaggaggaggctgacATCAGCAAGTTGCTATTGACTGCTGTCTatgtgaagagtgaagatgacaAAGACAAACCAC ATGGTCAGCAGGAGGAGCTTCCACCTCAGTCGCAGTGGGGGAGCTCCAGTTTGCAGCAAGAGCATCCACGGCACCTCCACATTAAAGACGAAAAGGAGGACGCTGACATCAGTAAATTGCCACTGACTGATGTCACTGTGGAGACTGAAGACAAACAACTCAAGCTGTCACGACTTCATTTTCATAGTCCAAGTGGAGACCCCTGTGTTAGACCACCACCAGACAACTtcttagctccactgtcagacAGTGATGACATTGAAGAATCTTTGTCAAGCGACGTAGACTGTGAAGGTGATGACAAACAGTTGAAATGCTTTGAAAAGGAGACAACTCCTGGCAGCAAGGAAACTTCGCAAACatgtagaaaatgttttccCCACTCAGTTTGTGTCAAACATTTTGCTAAAAGACATCAGACTATTAGCTACATTAGAACACACAGAGGAGAAAAATCCTTTCCCTGTTCACTGTGTGGGAAAACATTCTCTCGAAAGGAACATTCGGACTCGcatatgagaacacacacaggagaaaaacccttttgtTGCTCAACGTGTGGTAAACGATTCTCTGTCAAGCCAAACATGTTATCAcatatgagaacacacacaggagaaaagccCTTTCGCTGCTCAATGTGTGATAAAACATTCTCTCATAAGGCACATGTGGCATCGcacatgagaaaacacacaggagaaaaacccttcagttgctcaacttgtggtaaaacattctcTCATAAGCCAAACATGGTcacacacatgagaacacataCAGGAGAAAACCCCTTTTGTTGCAgagtttgtggtaaaacattctcTCGGAAGGAACATGTGGCatcacacatgagaacacataCAGGAGAACAACCATTTTCttgctcaatttgtggtaaaGGATTCACTTTAAAGCCGAACATGGTATCACACATGAGAATACATACAGGAGACAAACCCTTTTGTTGCTCAACTTGTGGCAAAACATTTTCTCGAAAGCCAAACATGGTAGCACACATGAGGctacacacgggagaaaaacctttttgttGCTCATcttgtggtaaaacattctcTAGGAAGCCAAACATGGTAAAACACATGAGAATACACAAAGAAAAACTTCATTGCTCATAG